Genomic window (Paraglaciecola psychrophila 170):
TTAAAATTTAAAATTTAAAATTCATTATTAATTTGAATTAAAATGATGATTAAAGCTATAAGAATCAGATGGTTAAATTTGTATGTTGGATTTATGTCGATAGCCTGTTCTAGCTTGAATGTTGCACCTCTTAGCTAGGAGATTGATACACATAAAGGAACAGTTGAAAATAGTTTACTGAAACTTACTGTGACACCCACGTTAATAAATTAACCAAAACTGCGAAACCTACAAAATTGAATTTCTTTTATTACAGGTAATGAGAAGTTGTGAGTGCCTTGAAAGTTTTTTGCTTAGTTTGTTTGAAAACTGACGACTTGCCTTAGTTTTCTTAGATTTGAAACAAGCGATTACCTCAACCTCTTAGATTGATAGCTTAAAAGTGCTAATAGTTTACTTAGGCGTATTTTAACAGCGCTTTCGCTTTACCAATACCTCGCATTCTTTGATGTTCGGTGTGCAAACCAAATTGACGCATTAAGTGTTCGCTACCTGCTGAGTAGTAAAGTGTTGTTCAAACTCTGTGGTTAGGGTTAACCCTTGTTCTGAGTCTAAGCTTAGTCTTTCTAGTGTTGGGTTTTTATCCTCAATGTAACTGCGTTTGTCTGCCCGAATGATTTTACCTGTCGTGTCTACCCGTTCACAATAGTCTGTGAGGCTGTAGGCAATACCTTTGGGTATATCTTGTCTTGGGCTACTAATAAAGGGCATTAAGTTATTAGGTTGTTGTGTGTGTTGCTGTATTAATGCGCTGTTGAATACTGGTATGCCATAACGCCGACTCTTGTTTATCTGACCAACCTTGAGCCTTTTCTAGATTCTCATACAACACCTCATGTACGTGATTACTCATCACCGCAAAGACACAGATACGGTAGCCACGCTGTCAATAGCAAACACTGACGATAAATAAAGTAAACGAGACTCAACCCAACCTCGCCTGTGCTCATAGTTCTGACCTGAATAGTCATTAACACCACACAAATAAGACCGGCGAACACAGCGAGATACACAATGGTAATAGCACGTATAAACTAAACTGATTAATCTCTTTCTTGCCTGAAGCATAATAGCCACCCTCAAAAATAAACTTTAAATAAAGCCTATTTCTGTATGTTAACTAGCCAATTATTTGTGGGCAACTACTTGTGAGAGTCTAGTTAGTATCTGTCAGCCGTGATAAGTGGATTGTTGACGATAAACAATAAAACTAATGTAGTTGTTATTTGAAGTGCTAATTTCATGTTGATATTCGTCCCTAAGAGTCATTGTCGTTTATGCACACTGCATAGGTACTACAAATAAAATGTCCGGTTTTGATTAGCGTATTATCCACTTCTTTTTTATTCATATATTTTGTCGTAAATGCCTTCATATTACTTTTATACTTGTCGAGCAAACTTGCTTTTTCTGTTGCGGACAAAAATCCATATTGAATTGAATTTTCGCTCAATTTAATGATTTCTTGCCAAGTTAATCCGAATTCTTTAACTGCCACAAAAAATTCGTCTGTCATATTTGAATCCCACATTCCGCGGTCATCGGTAGATAAGGCCACAGGAATACCTGTGCGTAAATACTCTGGAAAAGGATGTTGAGCATAAGAAGTGACGTAATTGAGTTTTAAATTACTAATAAGGTTAATTTCAACTAAGTACTGATTATGACGCATTAATAACATGGTACTGGGATCCGTAATTAAGTTAAGGCCATGCCCTATTCGATCAACCCCCAACAATAATGTATCTCTAACATGATAATTAGGCTCATCAACTTCCCCTGCATGAAAGGACAGTTTTACTTCAGGCAATGTCTGTCGCAATTTTCGTAATGTCGATAAAAAACGCAAAGGATATCCTTTGTCATTATCTTCTCTTCCGGCTGCGTTTATACCTACATACAAATCTCGATTCTTATCTACAAATCGATAACTTTGCGTTAAAGCTTGTTCGGCATTAGGTGAGAACCGCAGAAACACATGCTGTAGTCGAACTGTAAGGCCGGTATCGATTGCATCTTGCTGGGCCAATCGGTTGCGATAAATATCAGCTACTTCCTGCATGGGGATTGCCGTGCCGTCACTGCGTAGGAAGTTACTTGCGTTAGCTTGTGTCTCTAGGTATAGCAAACCCTCGTCAGCAAAAGACTGCATGTTTTTAAAGAGCATTTCGGCGGCAATATACGGATTGTTGTTTAATTGATTAAGGCGCTGCCAATGCGTTTGAAAAAACTCTTCTCTGCCTTCGTGAGGTTTGTCTAACCAAATCCCATTAAGCCAGGCTTCTTTTTGTATATTGGTGAGCGATTGCACAGGGTTATATTCAGCCTGTTCACAGCTTGTTAATGTCTCATAAGTAGAGGCTTGTATGGTCACGAACAGTAACAAACTAGAAGACGGCCCAAATTGATTAAGTCCATAACCGTCACAGTGCTTCAGTGTTGTTTTGACATAGTACTGGTAGCCTCCATTTTTCGAAGGATCGCTTGCTAACGCTCCCCACCACTGGTTATAGTTAGAACCTGATAGGTGGTTATGCAGGTCGCCGCCTTTTGGCATCGCATATAGCAAACGATAGAGTGCTTCGTCAGATGCATTGGCTTTAAACTCCTCAAACCAATGATTCAATTCGCTAGCCATTGCGTGACGAGTAAAAATAGCAGCCCAGAGGAAGGATAGGGTAAACAAGTAAATGAAAACTAATGACATTACTGAACGAGATTTAACTAACATGGATATGGTTCCTGCTGAAATGTAGATGCAAAATACTTCGCGCTCACGTATTCAGCAATTTATTGTCCACTTATTTAAACTAAAATTTAAGTGACTGAAAAATATAGACATTATTTTTAAGCAAAAATATAAAATTACATAATTAAATATATTGTTCCGCTTATTCACCATTAAACTGCACTACTTTAGGGAAACCTTCGTTTACTGAGCTACGATAAAGTGTTCTGTCTCGGTGTCGCGATAATAAATTGTAGCCCTAAGTAATTGTGTTCATCAAGTTGTTCTTGAATATCTTGGCGGGCATTTATGTTTGCTACCGTACTGATTTTAATATGACTAATAGCAATTTTGCTTGGCTTAACGACATCGGGTTATCGAGTAAAAATGAGAAGCTTGCTAGCTCTTTAGTTAACCATGTAGGTGTTAAATGTCAGAATAACAGCCTATTGGTGCGACCTTGCAAACTAGATTAACTTGTATGCTTGAAAAGTCCAGAGTGCACTATGTAAGCTCAGAAGTCAGTCGCCTTTCATTCAGTCGTATGTCTTCTTTGTCGGACAAGCTGAAATACACTCGGACTTCAGTCACTAATTTTTTAAATTCCAACGTGACTAAACATTAATCAGTCGCGTGATATCTACAATCACTGCCTGTACCAAGTTAGGATAAAAATATAACTAACTTGTTTATTAAGATTTGTTTTTACAAATTTAAGGTATGCAGGTTGACTGTAGGAATAATAGTCAATACTGAGCTCAAATCATAAACCACAATGATATTAATTTTATTTAAGATGATTGATGGGTCATTCCTAGTTCTTTGTTCCTGTTTTTGTTAAGTAGGCTAGTGTCTGAAACATAATATATTACCAATCGCTGGACTACTGCTACTTACAAGCAGTGACACCTATTTTGAGTCGTTACTAGAGTGCTTTAATATTTAAATATTGTTAACTGAACAGATCAACATAGCCGCTGTGCATGAGGTAAACGTTTGTACCACGTATAAACTTCAGTATTGAAGGTGTCCTAAAGAAACTTGTGATGAACATCAACGCTCATTTGTGTTTCAAGTAAGTAGCCTAGCCTTATCTAAATTAACTGACCTTGCAAGGAAAACGCATAAAAAAAAGCCAATTGTTGACTCCTTAAGGAGCTCAAATTTTCATTTGAAATTACGGTACGTTTTGCTTACAAGTGCCAATATCGAGCAAGCTAATGGTTTTTTTGTGGTAACAAATACTGGGGATTTCATGCAAGCGTTTTATACAAAAACGCGTCGAGAGTATAATCATCCAAATAATTAAAGAGCAAGAATGGAAATTTCGTTGGCCCGATGGTCATTTTTTCAGACAAGCATGCAAGTCTTTCTGAGCTTGGTTTATAAAGGCAGGTAACGTATTCAACCTTCATAGCCATTAGCTGATATTTTCATCACATATGGCTTAGTTACACCGATAGCCCACAAAACATTGATAACATCATTTTAACTGAGCTAAAGCGAGTTTAGATACATTTGTAAGCTCAGGTCCATCCTCTGCTAAATATTGCGTCATTTTATTTCGCATTGAGACCGCCCAGAATTTTTGCAAATGATTAGCAACGATTTTTGCTGTCTCTTCGTCAGTTTTTTTATAATTATTATTATTGGCAATTTGGTTGAGCATGCTAACCAGATTTTTAATTTGAGTACCGCTCATAACTTGATAAGTCCTATTTATTTATTAAATTTAGTATACAAAGTATGTCGACCAGGGCGTGCAAAACCGATTAAATTTAGCTTCGCTTGAGTTGCAAGTTTTATTGCCAACACCGTAGGAGCTGATACTGCGACTAATGTGGCAATATTCATGCTCGTTACTTTTTGGACCATTTCATAACTCGCTCTGCTCGAAATCAAAACGAAGCCGTTATCAGTATTTGTTTTATGCAACGCTAAAGCACCAATTAGCTTGTCTAGGGCGTTATGTCGACCAACATCCTCACGTAATAGCATAATGTCTCCAACACCATCGCACCAAGCAGCACCATGAACTGCACCCGTTAAGGATTGCAGCTTTTGATGCTCACTTAACTGAGACAAGGCATGCTGAATGACTATAGAAGAAGGTAACACTTGTGGGGTTACACTCTTAATTGGCCGTATCGCTTGTTCTAGTGATTCACTACCGCATAAACCACAGCCTGTGCGACCGGTAAGATTTCGTCTTAATGATTTTAAAGACATCATACGTTGAGAACTAATCTCAATGCGTACTTCTATGCCTTTTTCGCTGGGGACAAGTTCAATATCGTACATTTCAGACGTATTATTAATTATCCCCTCTGACAAACTAAACCCCAAGGAAAAATCCTGCAAATCTGCAGGTGAAGCCATCATAACCGCGTGAGAAATGCCATTATAAACTAACGCAATGGCAACCTCTTCCGCGATATTATCAAGCTGCTCTTGGCCTTTATCATTGCCTTGCTCCCAGTAATGAACTGGCAGTGATTGAAAGCTTCCCTGCAATTTTGGTTCGTCGTCCCAGGTCAAATTTATCTTCCTATTGTCGTCTTTTCTTTTTTAGGGGAGCGTTTAAAGTGCTCTTTTTGTTGCTCACTAAACTTCTTATAACGCGTCTGCCAATCTGATGGCGATGTGACTTTTTCAACCTGTACAGCGGTTACCTTATATTCTGGACAATTGGTCGCCCAATCAGAGCTATCGGTAGTAATAACGTTCGCACCACTAATAGGGTGATGAAAGGTCGTAAACACCACGCCACTTTGCATACGCTCACTGACTTTCGCTTTCAGCACAGTATCACCAGCTCGGCTCGTAATCCCTAACCAATCACCATCATTAATGCCTCTTTCGTCTGCATCATTAGGGTGTATTTCAAGCACATCCTCTTTGTGCCAAGTTTGATTAGCTGTTCGGCGTGTTTGCGCACCTACATTATACTGACTAAGTATCCGCCCTGTTGTTAATAGTAGTGGGAACCGCTTATTTGCACGGTCTTCACTTGCAAGATAAGGAGTAATAGCAAAACGACCATTACCAATTGGAAAGCTTTCCACATGCATAATCGGTGAACCATTTGGAAATTCTTCGTTACAAGGCCACTGAATACTGCCCTGCTCTTCTAGCTTTTTATAACTTACCTGACTAAAAGAGGGAACTAGTGATGCTATCTCGTCCATTATTTCAGACGGATGCCCATAATTCATAGGGTAACCTAGTGCATTTGATAACTTTTGAGTCACTTCCCAATCCGCGTACTTAGCCAATGGCTTCATTACTTTACGGACTCGATTTATGCGTCTTTCGGCATTGGTAAATGTGCCGTCTTTTTCAAGAAATGAAGAGCCCGGTAAAAATACGTGTGCGTATAGGGCCGTTTCATTTAAAAAAATGTCCTGCACAATTAAACATTCTAATGATGACAATGCTGCTTGAACATGTTGTGTATTAGGGTCTGATTGAAGGATATCTTCTCCTTGCACATACATGGCTTTAAATGTGCCCTCAATCGCCGCATCAAACATGTTTGGAATGCGCAAACCAGGTTCGTTATCTAAGGTAACACCCCAATTTTTTTCAAATTTTCCGCGGAGTAAATCATCGCTTACATGTTGATAACCCGGAAGTTCTTGCGGGAATGAACCCATATCACAAGACCCTTGTACATTATTTTGTCCGCGTAACGGGTTGATACCCACGCCTTCACGACCTATGTTTCCGGTCGCCAGCGCTAAGTTTGCTATACCCATTACCATGGTAGAACCTTGGCTGTGCTCTGTAACACCTAAGCCATAATAGATTGCACCATTTTTTGCCTTGGCAAAGGCACGGGCTGCAATACGGATTTGTTCAGCATTAACAGTGGTGATGCTTTCCATTGCTTCGGGCGAGTTGACCTCATCGAGTATAAATTCACGCCATGCGTTATATTCATCCGTGCGCTTTTCAATGAAATGTTTATCTTCAAGGCCTTCACTAATAACCACGTGTGCTATTGCATTTATCATAGCAACGTTAGTGCCCGGTTTTAACGGAAGATGATGATTAGCGCTGATATGAGCGGTGTTAAGTAAATCAATCGTTCTTGGGTCAACCACAATTAATTCGGCTCCCTCACGCAAACGTTTACGCAACATTGATGCAAATACAGGGTGTGCGTCAGTAGGATTTGCTCCGATAACCATGATCACATCGGATTGCATTACCGATTCGAATGTTTGGGTACCAGCAGACTCTCCGATTGTTGCTTTTAATCCATAACCTGTAGGTGAATGACAAACACGGGCACAGGTATCGGTATTATTATTGCCAAAAGCAGCGCGTATCAATTTTTGAACCAGATAGGTTTCTTCATTGGTACAACGAGATGAGGTGATCCCGCCAACACTTTCACGACCATATTTAGCCTGAATGTTTTTAATTTTGTTGGCTGAAAATGCTAACGCTTCATCCCAACTAACCACTTTCCATTCTTCATCAATGCTGTCGCGCACCATAGGCTCAGTTACGCGATCTTTATGAGTGGCATAACCAAAAGCAAAGCGTCCTTTAACACAGGAGTGGCCTTGGTTGGCCTTGCCGCCCTTGTAGGGCACCATGCGTATAACTTCTTCGCCTTTCATTTCAGCCTTGAATGAACAACCCACGCCACAATATGCACAGGTAGTGATGATGCTATGTTCTGGCTGCCCTTTTTCGATCACTGACTTTTCCATCAGTGTTGCTGTAGGGCATGCCTGCACACAGGCGCCACAAGATACACAATCAGAGGACATGAAATTCTCATCGCTAGTCCCTGCACTGACTTTCGATGCAAAACCACGACCTTCAATAGTTAAGGCAAAAGTGCCTTGGACTTCTTCACATGCTCTAACGCACCGAGAGCAGGTTATACATTTGCTTGGCTCGAAAGTGAAATAAGGGTTCGAGTCATCAATTTTGGCATCAAGATGATTATCGCCATCAAAGCCATAACGTACTTCACGTAAACCTACGGCACCGGCTACGTCTTGTAATTCACAATCACCATTACTTGAACAAGTTAAGCAGTCAAGTGGATGATCAGATATATACAGTTCCATGATATTACGGCGTAATTTAGCAATATCATCATTTTGTGTGGTTACCACCATACCTTCTTTTACTGGGGTGGTACATGAGGCTGGGTATCCGCGCATTCCGGTAATTTGTACAGCGCACAAACGACAGGAGCCAAACGCTTTTAAATTATCACTTGCACATAATTTGGGAATGTTAATGTCAGCCATGGCCGCAGCGCGAAGCACTGAAGTACCTTCAGCAACAGTCAGCGTTACGCCATCTATTTCTATGCATACTGTCTCAGTAGATTTACTCGCAGGGGTTCCATAATCTTTATTCACATCAAACTTTGGCTGATGTGAAGCGCCTTCAGTTGCGGGATTATAATAATTAACCATGGTTAGTTTCCTCTAATACTGCGTTGTTTGAAGGTAAATGAAAATCTTCGGGAAAATCTTTATAAGCACTTATAACTGGGATTGGGGTCATACTTCCCATGGCACACAAGGAGCCATTAATCATGGTTTCACATAAGTCGCTCAGTAATATCATGTTTTCAGCGCGAGAATCATCATATTTTATCCGATCAATCACCTCCACACCGCGCGTTGAGCCGATTCTGCAAGGGGTACACTTACCACAAGATTCATCGACACAAAATTCCATTGAAAACCGGGCTTGCTCTAGCATATCTACAGTGTCGTCAAAAATGACTATACCACCGTGACCTAGCACTGCTGATGCATTAGTAAACTCCTCATAGTCCAGCGGAATATCAAATTTAGAGGTGGGTAGATACGCACCTAAAGGTCCGCCAACCTGAATTGCTCTGATTGGTCTTGCACTTTGTGTTCCACCAGAAAAATCGTCAAGTAGACTTTGTAAGGTTGAGCCAAAGGGCAACTCGATAAGTCCACCTTGTTTTACATTTCCAGCTAATTGAAATGGCAGGGTACCTCTGGAACGATTGGCTCCATATTGTTGGTATGCCTGTCCACCTTGACTCAGAATATAAGGAATGGCTGATAAGGATAATACGTTATTCACTACTGTTGGTTTACCAAAAAAACCCTCGATGGCTGGTAAGGGCGGCTTGAAGCGAACAACACCGCGTTTACCTTCCATAGACTCTAATAATGAGGTTTCCTCGCCACAAATATAAGCCTCAGCGCCTAACCTGACTTCCAGGTTAAATGTTCTCCCGCTGCCACAAATATCATTCCCTAAGTAACCCTCTTTTGTCGCTATTACAATGGCTTCCTGGAGTATTTCATCGGCAACAGGGTACTCAGACCTAAGGTAAATATAGCCTTCGTCAGCACCCACTGCCAGTCCCGCAATGATCATGCCTTCAATAAGCATAAAGGGATCACATTCCATCACTAACCTATCAGCAAAGGTACCTGAATCTCCTTCATCAGCATTACACACAATATATTTTTTATCGGAAGGAGCATCATGCACAGTTTGCCATTTTATACCGGTTGGGAAAGCGGCTCCACCACGTCCTCTTAGTCCAGAATCGACAACCGTGCTAACGATTTCTTGGCTGGTAGCGGCAAGTGCTTTGTGTAGTCCACTGAATCCATCCAGTGCCAAGTAATCATTCAGCGATAAGGGATCTGTTATGCCGGCGCGGGCAAAAGTTAATCGTGTTTGTTTTTTTAAGTATGCGAGCTCTTCGGTCAGGCCGAGTGCTAACCTATGCTCCTGAGTATGCTTGGATAATAAATTGGTTGTGATGTCTTCCATGATGCTGGGCACATCTGAGACATCAACCGGGCCATAAGCAAACCGCCCTTTTGAGGTCTCGACCTCCACCATAGGCTCTAACCAAAACATACCACGGGAGCCATTTCGTATTAAGTTTAACTCTGTTTTATGCTGAGTTGAATAGTCTGATACAGCGCGCGCAACATCATGGGCACCTAGAGATAATGCAGTACTTTCTCGTGGAATAAACATTTTAATATTCATCATTATCTCCCTTTAACTTGTGTTTTAAATGTGGAAACAAGACGTTCAAATTTCTCATTACTCACTCGGCCATAGAGCTCGTCGTTAATTCTTACATTAGGGCCCGTTGCACAATTACCTAAACAGTAAACACTATCGAGACTAAATTTTTTATCAGCGGTTGTACCTCTGTATTCGATATCGAGGTGTTCTTTAGCATGTTGTTCTAGCTCTCTGCTTCCGCGTGATTGGCAAGCCTCAGCACGACATATTTGAATTTTGTGCTCACCCGGTTGTGATGTTCTAAATTGATGATAGAAACTGATCACTCCATGAATTTCAGCCGGTGTTTGCTGAAGTTTTTTGGCTATTGTGTCAATTGTTTTTAATGGAATATATCCAATCTCTCTCTGGATTTGATGCAAAATGGGCAGCAAAGCACCTTTCTTATGTTTTAGTGTGTCAATGATTTTGACCACATTTGATAAATCTGAAGAAAAATCTAATTGCATTGTGTCTCCTGGATGACCGACATACTTTTTAAATATGAAATAAAGTGCATATTTTTATGGTGTTATAGTAATATAAGGCGATTGCTGGTTAATAAAATGTTATTAAATTGTAACATCACTATTTAAATATAAGAATATGAAATGTATTTCTTATTCTTATATTGTTTTGTACAAAATACATCAATAGATCGTTTTCTATCAGGACAGGCTGGCTCTTCACAGCAGAATTATCAGTAGATAGAAACTCAAAAAATCAACTATACATATAGGTGTCCAGTCGTAATGCAGAATAAAGTAGCGATAGCAAAGAGAATATATATTAAGGCTGCATGGAAGTTTTATGATGAAAACGGCGATAATGTTGATCCCCGAATTTTTCCTTTACTAAATGCAATTCATGAATCAGGTAAATTAACCAAAGCCGCGGTTGAACTCGGAATATCTTATCGTCACGTGTGGAATATTTTAAAAAAATGTACTGATTTTTTTGGCTCTGAGTTAGTTGAATTACAGAAGGGAAAAGGGGCAACATTGACCCCTTTAGGTGAAAAGTTATTATGGGCAGAACAACTAGTTAACGCACGCTTTGAGCCTCAACTTAATAGTCTAGCCTCAGAATTAAATTTGGAAATACAAAAGAATTTAACATTTAAAGAACCCTTATTAAGAATTGTAGCCAGTCATGGTTACGCAGTGGCTTTGTTACCTGAATTTACAAATAAATTTAAATTAAATTTACAATATAAAACCGCTGAGGAATCACTTCAGGCTCTGACGAAAGGGCAATGTGATATTGCTGCATTTCATTTGCCCACTGATATCGTAAACCAGACTCTCGTCGATATGTATAGTAAATATTTTAAGCCGAATACCTACAAGGTCATTCGGTTTGTTACAAGGCAACAAGGCTTGATGGTCAAAAATGGCAATCCTAAAGGTATTGAAAAAATTGAAGACTTATTGCGCGCCGACATTAAGTTTATCAATCGTCAGGACAACTCAGGGACACGTTTATTGATCGAAGAAATATTTAGAAGGGCAACAGTTGATTTTGAACAAGTTGCAGGTTTTCATGAAATTGAATTTACACACTCAGCTATTGCTGCTTATGTGGCTTCTGGGATGGCCGATACGGGTATTGGAGTTGAAACGGCAGCAAGACAATTTGGTTTAGATTTTATACCATTAACAACAGAAAATTACGTCTTAGTGTGCCATCATAAATCCGTCAAAAAATTTGCAGTGCAACAATTAATTGCCGAGTTAAAAACTGAAAAATTTCAACAATCGGTAATGACACTTGCAGGCTATAAGCCGGTTTGTTGTGGGGATGTTTGTAATTTAGAGGATATATTACCTTGGTGAACGCCTCATTTAGATTCGATTATCTTAGATAATTAAGGCTAACTCAGCACAATCTATTGGCTACTGATGTACGCAATAATTCCGCGTATCTTCTACAAGTTGGCGCGTTTTTTTCTGTCTCTCACCCATCACAATAGTCAATAAAAAGCCGCCTTAAACTTAATAAAAGCGGCTTTGATTTTTGACCTCATTCAGCCCACCAATGGACTTTATTTATGGATGCGTATTTTCTACATGATGTTTTGCATCAACTGGTCGAACCGTTAAGTTAGCAAAGAAAGCAATCACCAATAATGCTGCCATAACATACATAGTCGTATTGTATAGGCTTGGCGTTGGATCAATTGTGCCAGCGGGCACTAGTTCCATCAACTTGCTTACCGTGACTGTTTTAGCCGCAACCAATTCATTTAGCTGACTTACCGCCGAACCAAATTTAGCCTGAAATACAGCTGGATCTATTTTTGCAACTAAGTCGGCAATGGCATCATTTAGTGACATGTTTCTTAGATACGTGATAGCAAATGGTCCTAGGACGCCAGCAGTAGCCCACGCTGTTAACAAACGACCGTGTATTCCACCAACATGTAACGTTCCAAAAATATCAGCTAAATATGCAGGGATAGTTGCGAAACCACCGCCATACATAGTGAAAATAATCATGGTCGCAGCATAAAACATAATCAACCAAGTAACTGAAGGATCAGCACTCACCTGTGAAGCCGCATAAGGAATAGACAAGTATAGAAGGGTGCCTAAAGCAAAGAACCAGTGATAGGTGTTTTTTCTACCAATGAAATCAGAAATAGAAGCCCAAAAGAATCGTCCACACATATTAAATACAGAAATCATTAATACATAAGTACCGGCAAAAGTGGCCGTAGCAACTGTGGGTAAAGTGGAACCAAAAATATCCACCATCATCGTTTTCGCAACTCCAATTACGCCGATACCGGCAGTAACGTTGAAGCAAAGTACAACCCATAATTTCCAGAATTGCGGTGTCTTAATAGCTTGGTCAATGTGCACATGGTTATGACTAATCATGCTCTTAGCTGATTCATCTTTAGCTGGTGGTGTCCAGCCCTCTGGCTCCCAGCCTTCTGCAGGAACACGGTATGAAAAAGAAGCGATGATCATGACGATAAAGTACACAATACCTAGAGTTAAGAATGTACCTGCAGCACCCGTGTTACCACTGCCCACTACGTATATACCAGCATCACCAGGAATCGCCATTGTCGCGGCTTCACTCGCGGTCGCCACCACAACTTCTATGCTACCCGAGGCTGTTTCAACAAAACGTTTACCTGCTTCAGTTATTAATTTAACTGAACCTTCGGCTCCTAGATAAGTAGGTGCAACAGCATGCAGCTTTAATAAAAAAGCAATTAAAGGTGCACCGATCATAGCTCCGCCACCAAAACCCATAA
Coding sequences:
- a CDS encoding adenosine deaminase family protein — protein: MLVKSRSVMSLVFIYLFTLSFLWAAIFTRHAMASELNHWFEEFKANASDEALYRLLYAMPKGGDLHNHLSGSNYNQWWGALASDPSKNGGYQYYVKTTLKHCDGYGLNQFGPSSSLLLFVTIQASTYETLTSCEQAEYNPVQSLTNIQKEAWLNGIWLDKPHEGREEFFQTHWQRLNQLNNNPYIAAEMLFKNMQSFADEGLLYLETQANASNFLRSDGTAIPMQEVADIYRNRLAQQDAIDTGLTVRLQHVFLRFSPNAEQALTQSYRFVDKNRDLYVGINAAGREDNDKGYPLRFLSTLRKLRQTLPEVKLSFHAGEVDEPNYHVRDTLLLGVDRIGHGLNLITDPSTMLLMRHNQYLVEINLISNLKLNYVTSYAQHPFPEYLRTGIPVALSTDDRGMWDSNMTDEFFVAVKEFGLTWQEIIKLSENSIQYGFLSATEKASLLDKYKSNMKAFTTKYMNKKEVDNTLIKTGHFICSTYAVCINDNDS
- a CDS encoding formate dehydrogenase subunit delta encodes the protein MSGTQIKNLVSMLNQIANNNNYKKTDEETAKIVANHLQKFWAVSMRNKMTQYLAEDGPELTNVSKLALAQLK
- the fdhD gene encoding formate dehydrogenase accessory sulfurtransferase FdhD, whose protein sequence is MTWDDEPKLQGSFQSLPVHYWEQGNDKGQEQLDNIAEEVAIALVYNGISHAVMMASPADLQDFSLGFSLSEGIINNTSEMYDIELVPSEKGIEVRIEISSQRMMSLKSLRRNLTGRTGCGLCGSESLEQAIRPIKSVTPQVLPSSIVIQHALSQLSEHQKLQSLTGAVHGAAWCDGVGDIMLLREDVGRHNALDKLIGALALHKTNTDNGFVLISSRASYEMVQKVTSMNIATLVAVSAPTVLAIKLATQAKLNLIGFARPGRHTLYTKFNK
- the fdhF gene encoding formate dehydrogenase subunit alpha is translated as MVNYYNPATEGASHQPKFDVNKDYGTPASKSTETVCIEIDGVTLTVAEGTSVLRAAAMADINIPKLCASDNLKAFGSCRLCAVQITGMRGYPASCTTPVKEGMVVTTQNDDIAKLRRNIMELYISDHPLDCLTCSSNGDCELQDVAGAVGLREVRYGFDGDNHLDAKIDDSNPYFTFEPSKCITCSRCVRACEEVQGTFALTIEGRGFASKVSAGTSDENFMSSDCVSCGACVQACPTATLMEKSVIEKGQPEHSIITTCAYCGVGCSFKAEMKGEEVIRMVPYKGGKANQGHSCVKGRFAFGYATHKDRVTEPMVRDSIDEEWKVVSWDEALAFSANKIKNIQAKYGRESVGGITSSRCTNEETYLVQKLIRAAFGNNNTDTCARVCHSPTGYGLKATIGESAGTQTFESVMQSDVIMVIGANPTDAHPVFASMLRKRLREGAELIVVDPRTIDLLNTAHISANHHLPLKPGTNVAMINAIAHVVISEGLEDKHFIEKRTDEYNAWREFILDEVNSPEAMESITTVNAEQIRIAARAFAKAKNGAIYYGLGVTEHSQGSTMVMGIANLALATGNIGREGVGINPLRGQNNVQGSCDMGSFPQELPGYQHVSDDLLRGKFEKNWGVTLDNEPGLRIPNMFDAAIEGTFKAMYVQGEDILQSDPNTQHVQAALSSLECLIVQDIFLNETALYAHVFLPGSSFLEKDGTFTNAERRINRVRKVMKPLAKYADWEVTQKLSNALGYPMNYGHPSEIMDEIASLVPSFSQVSYKKLEEQGSIQWPCNEEFPNGSPIMHVESFPIGNGRFAITPYLASEDRANKRFPLLLTTGRILSQYNVGAQTRRTANQTWHKEDVLEIHPNDADERGINDGDWLGITSRAGDTVLKAKVSERMQSGVVFTTFHHPISGANVITTDSSDWATNCPEYKVTAVQVEKVTSPSDWQTRYKKFSEQQKEHFKRSPKKEKTTIGR
- a CDS encoding formate dehydrogenase beta subunit — protein: MMNIKMFIPRESTALSLGAHDVARAVSDYSTQHKTELNLIRNGSRGMFWLEPMVEVETSKGRFAYGPVDVSDVPSIMEDITTNLLSKHTQEHRLALGLTEELAYLKKQTRLTFARAGITDPLSLNDYLALDGFSGLHKALAATSQEIVSTVVDSGLRGRGGAAFPTGIKWQTVHDAPSDKKYIVCNADEGDSGTFADRLVMECDPFMLIEGMIIAGLAVGADEGYIYLRSEYPVADEILQEAIVIATKEGYLGNDICGSGRTFNLEVRLGAEAYICGEETSLLESMEGKRGVVRFKPPLPAIEGFFGKPTVVNNVLSLSAIPYILSQGGQAYQQYGANRSRGTLPFQLAGNVKQGGLIELPFGSTLQSLLDDFSGGTQSARPIRAIQVGGPLGAYLPTSKFDIPLDYEEFTNASAVLGHGGIVIFDDTVDMLEQARFSMEFCVDESCGKCTPCRIGSTRGVEVIDRIKYDDSRAENMILLSDLCETMINGSLCAMGSMTPIPVISAYKDFPEDFHLPSNNAVLEETNHG
- a CDS encoding formate dehydrogenase subunit gamma; amino-acid sequence: MQLDFSSDLSNVVKIIDTLKHKKGALLPILHQIQREIGYIPLKTIDTIAKKLQQTPAEIHGVISFYHQFRTSQPGEHKIQICRAEACQSRGSRELEQHAKEHLDIEYRGTTADKKFSLDSVYCLGNCATGPNVRINDELYGRVSNEKFERLVSTFKTQVKGR